A part of Tachysurus vachellii isolate PV-2020 chromosome 4, HZAU_Pvac_v1, whole genome shotgun sequence genomic DNA contains:
- the vhl gene encoding von Hippel-Lindau disease tumor suppressor — protein MPQLPEDGDRQQQLPLVRSLISRVPIHVLFCNRSPRTVQLLWINFQGQPVSYGLLKPQTARRMNTYVGHPWMFRDAQTDDPMLVNNKEMYLPSARDNNQAPVVITLPVYSLRERCLQVVRKLVCIEDFSRLEIARTLQEDLSQKPNIQSDLRRISKRVEQRLLQNREAQNT, from the exons ATGCCTCAGCTTCCAGAGGACGGGGACAGACAGCAGCAGCTTCCTCTGGTCCGCTCTCTGATCAGTCGGGTTCCGATTCATGTGCTGTTCTGTAACCGCAGCCCACGAACCGTACAACTGCTCTGGATCAACTTCCAGGGACAGCCGGTGTCTTACGGCCTGCTGAAGCCCCAGACTGCGAGGAGGATGAACACTTATGTCG GACATCCGTGGATGTTTCGTGATGCTCAGACGGATGACCCGATGTTGGTGAATAATAAGGAGATGTATTTGCCCAGTGCTCGAGACAACAACCAAGCCCCAGTGGTCATCACGCTACCCG tgtattccCTGAGGGAACGTTGCCTGCAGGTGGTGAGGAAGCTAGTGTGCATCGAAGACTTTTCCAGATTAGAAATCGCTCGGACTCTTCAGGAAGATCTCTCTCAGAAGCCGAACATTCAGTCCGACCTGCGGCGCATCAGCAAAAGAGTTGAACAGAGACTGCTGCAGAACAGAGAGGCACAAAACACCTGA
- the ghrl gene encoding ghrelin/obestatin prepropeptide — MLIMLGHRRIGYMILLLYAVSFWAETAMCGSSFLSPAQKPQGRGDRKPPRVGRRTAAELEPTLHSEDKIMVSAPFQLAVSLSDTQYEDYGPVLQRMLLDVLGGDPPTSAEF, encoded by the exons atgctcatCATGCTGGGTCACAGACGTATCGGTTACATGATCTTGCTCCTATATGCTGTTTCTTTCTGGGCTGAAACTGCAATGTGTGGCTCCAGCTTCCTCAGTCCAGCCCAGAAAccacag ggtcGTGGAGACAGAAAGCCCCCTCGAGTGGGCCGGAGGACTGCAGCTGAACTCGAGCCTACTCTTCATTCTGAGGATAAAATCATG GTGAGCGCACCGTTCCAGCTGGCCGTGTCTCTCAGTGACACACAATATGAGGATTACGGTCCTGTGCTGCAGAGGATGTTACTGGATGTCCTGGGTGGTGATCCACCAACTTCAGCTGAGTTCTGA